A single genomic interval of Schistocerca americana isolate TAMUIC-IGC-003095 chromosome 2, iqSchAmer2.1, whole genome shotgun sequence harbors:
- the LOC124594424 gene encoding uncharacterized protein LOC124594424, whose translation MVGIPENERVIVGGDLNGHVGGRKGGEERWHGGWGYGERNEEGKKIVEFEVAFDLVITNTYFQRKREKLITYRSGENKSQIDYILCIRKNSGEVRNTKVIYGEGIATQHKLTVADSDMKVCKRQRHINQCERESKWWRLKDKHLREKFSEKVLEKVKLAESVQEWWKINSAAIRKTGEKLFGLTSGRRVPKDKEAWWWNEEVQKVVKEKKDAKRKWGMSGSAEDGQAYKSAKKEAKRAVAKAKVESVRGAYE comes from the coding sequence ATGGTCGGAATACCAGAGAATGAAAGAGTGATAGTCGGAGGGGATCTAAATGGTCATGTTGGTGGAAGGAAAGGTGGGGAAGAGAGGTGGCATGGAGGATGGGGGTATGGCGagagaaatgaggaaggaaaaaagaTAGTGGAGTTTGAAGTGGCCTTTGATCTAGTGATTACGAATACCTACttccaaagaaaaagagaaaaactaatAACATACAGGAGTGGCGAAAATAAaagccaaattgattacatattatgTATAAGGAAAAATAGTGGGGAGGTGCGAAATACTAAGGTCATATATggtgaaggaatagcaacacaaCACAAGTTGACTGTAGCGGATAGTGACATGAAAGTATGTAAAAGACAGAGGCACATAAATCAATGTGAAAGGGAAAGTAAGTGGTGGAGATTAAAGGACAAACATTTGAGAGAGAAGTTTAGTGAAAAAGTACTGGAAAAGGTAAAATTGGCAGAGAGTGTGCAGGAGTGGTGGAAAATAAATAGTGCTGCTATAAGGAAGACCGGGGAGAAACTGTTTGGGTTAACATCTGGGAGAAGGGTGCCAAAAGATAAGGAAGCCTGGTGGTGGAATGAAGAGGTGCAGAAGGTTGTGAAGGAAAAGAAAGACGCTAAGAGGAAGTGGGGTATGTCCGGAAGTGCTGAGGATGGGCAAGCatacaaaagtgcaaagaaggaggcaAAACGAGCCGTGGCTAAAGCTAAAGTTGAATCAGTAAGAGGGGCATACGAATAA